The DNA segment AAAAGCATATAATGGGAGGAATAATATGAATAAAAATAATATAGGAAAATGGTTGTTTGCAAGTGGTGTGTTACATAGAGTAAGAAAGCCTGCAAGATATATAGGTGGAGAATATAATGATATTGTAAAAAATCCTAATAATAAAATAAGAATTGGTTTAATGTTTCCTGATTTATATGAGGTAGGAATGTCTCATACTGGATTTCAAATATTATTTCATGCGTTTAATTCTAAGGATAATATCTTTGCAGAAAGGATATTCCTTCCATGGAAAGATATGATAGATGAAATGAAAAAATCTAATATACCTCTTTTTACATTAGAAACATATACACCTATAAAAGATTTAGATTTAATAGGCATTACATTACAATATGAGTTATCATATACAAATATTGTTCATGCCTTAAAATTAGCGGAAATACCAGTATATACTAAAGATAGAAATGAAAATGATCCCATAATTATTGCAGGAGGGCCATGTGCGTCTAATCCTGAACCTGTAGCAGATTTTATTGATGCATTCTATAATGGAGATGGTGAAGAGGTTATTGATGATTTAGAAGAAATTCTATCACAAAATATAACAAGAGAAGAAAAAATAAGGAAATTACATGAAATAGGATTTTATGTTCCAAAGTATTATGAAACTAGAGAAAATGAATTTGGATATATTGTTCCTGTATATGATAAAAGAGTAAAAATAAGAAAAACTAGAGATTTGAATAAAGTAACATTTCCAACAAATCAAATTGTACCAAAAATAAAAACTATTCATAATAGAGCTATTGTTGAAATAATGCGTGGTTGTAATAGAAGTTGTAGATTTTGTCATGCGGGATATTATTATAGGCCAGTAAGAGAAAGAACAGCAGATGAAATCATTAGATTATCTTTAGAAACATTAGAAAAAACAGGATATAATGAATTATCATTATTATCTTTAAGCACTTTGGATTATAGTGATTTAGAGAAAGTATTAAATGAATTAGAACCGTTTTTAAAAGAAAATAGAATATCTATATCATTGCCATCTAGTAGAGTAGATAAATTTGGTATTGAAATTGGTAGTAAGATATCAGGTGCTAGAAAAACAGGATTGACTTTTGCACCAGAAGCCGGTTCTCAAAGATTGAGAGATGTAATTAATAAAAATATATCAGAAGAAGAAATTTTAAATGTAGTTGAATATGCTAAAAAAGCAGGTTGGAGAAAAATCAAATTATATTTTATGATTGGTCTTCCTACAGAAACAGAAGAAGATGTTAAAGGTATTGTTGAACTTACAAAGAAAATAAAACAAGTAACTAAAATAAAAGATATTACAGTAAATGTTTCTATTTTCATTCCAAAACCACATACACCTTTTGAAAAAGAAAGATTCTATCAACCTAAAGAAATAAAAGAAAAAATAAAAATATTAAATGAAGTTAGAAGATTTGCTAAATTAAAGGTTCATGATCCATATGTTAGTTTAATTGAAGCATTACTTTCTAGAGGAGATAGAAGATTATCTGGATTAATATACAAAGTAGCTTTAGAAGAAAATGCAATATTTGATGAATGGGATGAGGAGTTTGATTTTAGAAAATGGGCTAGAAAAATAAACGAATTAAATATAAATACAGAAAGATATTTAGAAAAGATAGAAACTGATGATTTACCATGGAAAATAATAGATATTTTAATTACAGATAAATTTAAGAAAGAAGAAATTAAAAAAGCTAACAATGAGGAAATTACAGAAGATTGTAGATGGGATATATGTACATTATGTGGAGTTTGTATAAAAACAGGATTGAATAATGTATTAGTAAAGCAGGTGGAAAAATGATTGAATTTGATTATTTAAAGGAAAAAGTTATAGAAGTAGGTAAAAATCTTTTAGATTGGAGAGAAAAAGAATTTACTATTTCTAGTAAATCATCTAAACATGATTTAGTAACATCTTTAGATTTAAGAGTACAAGAATTCTTATACAATTCATTAACACAAAAATTTCCAGAAATAGGTTTTTTGGGTGAAGAAAGTGGAATGGATGAAAAACCTAAAACTAATGGTTATTGGGTTATTGATCCAATAGATGGTACAGTAAACTTTTCAAAAATGTTACCGTTGTTTTGTATTTCTGCTGCATATATTGAAAACGATGAGCCTAAATATGGTATAATATATGCCCCGATGTTAAATCAAGTAATTATTGCGGAAGAAAATAAGGGAGTATATTTAAATGATTTAAAAGTAAGACCAAATTGGGCAAAAGATATAGATGATGCAATGGTTTCAATGGGTAACATAAAGGGTAAAACATTTAAATATTATCACGCATTAGAAAATGAAGTTATGAGAGTTAGGTTATTAGGTACAGCTGCATTACAGATAGCATACGTAGGTACAGGTTTTTTTGATGCATTTGTTTCAGTAAAAGGGAAACCTTGGGATATAGCTGCTGGATATATTATAGTTAAAGAAGCTGGAGGAATAATTACTGATTATTTTGGAAATAAAACATCTATTTTTAATACAAAAAATATTTATTCAAATCCATATATACATGAAAAATTATTAAAGATTATACAGGGGGTGTCGGAATGAAAGCACTTATACTTTGTGCGGGTAAAGGAACAAGATTGAGACCATTAACTTTTACAAATGCCAAACCATTAATTCCTATAGCAAATAAACCAACTATAGTATATAGTTTGGAAATGATTAAAGAAGCAGGAATTACTGAAGTTGGTATTGTAGTAAATCCAGATAATAAGAGAGATTTTGAAGAGACTTTAGGAAATGGTTCTCAATTAGGATTAGAAATAACGTATATTGTTCAAGAAGAACCTAAAGGATTAGCTCATGCTGTTGCAATTTCAGAAGAATTCTTAAAAGATGATGAGTTTTTAATGTATTTAGGAGATAATTTAGTAACTGTAGATTTAGGTAAATTCGTTAAAGAATTTAATGCTCAAAATATGGATTCATTTATTCTTTTAACACCTGTTGAGGATCCATCTAGATTTGGTATAGCTATAATGCAAGATGGAAAAGTTGTTAAAGTTGTAGAAAAACCAAAAGATCCACCATCAAATCTAGCAATTATTGGTGTGTATATATTTAAACCTGTAATATTTGAGGCTATAAAAAATATAAAACCATCATGGAGAGGCGAATTAGAAATTACTGACGCTATTCAATGGTTATTAGAGAAAGATAAGAATGTTGGAGCACATATTGTATATGGTTGGTGGAAAGATACAGGAAAACCAGAAGATTTAATTGAAGCGAATAGAAAAGTATTAGAACAATTGAAAGAAAGCGTAAATGAAGGTATTATATATGAAAATTCATCTGTTCAAGGAAATGTTGTAATAGGAAAGGGATCAAGAGTATTAAATAGTGTATTAAGAGGTCCAATTATAATTGGAGAAAATGTTTTAATTTCTAATGCATATGTTGGTCCATATACTAGTTTAGGGAATAATGTAACTATAGAAAATGCTGAATTGGAAAATTCAATTATTTTAGATGGTGCTACAGTTGCTCATCTTGAAACAAGATTAGACTCTAGTGTTGTTGGTGCAAATGCTACAGTAATTAATTCAGATAGAAAACCTAGGACAATTAGATTAGTTGTTGGTGATTATTCTAAAATAGAAATACCTAAATAAACCGAGGTGTAATGATGTTAGAAAATATAAAAGAGTTATGGAAAGATGTATATAATAGTGAAGAAAAATTAGATGAATTAATAAGTTTTTTAGAATCAGAAAAATTAGATGGAAATATTGAAGATAAGGATTGGTATAAGAAGGCTGTTATTTATTCATTGTATGTAGATTTATATGCAGGTGATTTTAAAAATCTATCATTAAAAATAAATTATTTAAGAGATTTAGGTGTTAATACAATTTGGTTATTACCTGTTTTAAATTCTCCTTTAATGGATCAAGGTTTTGATATAAGTGATTATTATAAGATTAGAGAAGATTTAGGTACAAATGAAGATTTTAAAAACTTCTTAGATATTGCTCATCAAAATGGAATTAAGGTAATATTTGATATAGCAATAAACCATACATCAAGTGAACATCCATGGTTTAAATCAGCAAAAAGTTCTAAAGATTCTCCATATAGGGATTATTATATTTGGAGTGAAAATACTGAAAAGTATAAAGATGCAAGATTGTTATTTAAAGGAATGGTAAATAGTAATTGGGAATATAATGAAGAAACTAAAGATTATTATTTTCATAGATTTTATCCATTTCAACCAGATTTGAATTATAAGAACCCTCAAGTTTTAATAGAGATGATAAGAATATTGGTATTCTGGAAGAAAATGGGTGTAGATGGTTTTAGGATGGATGCAGCTCCATTTTTATGGAAAGAAGAGGGTACAAATTGTGAAAATTTACCTCAAACACATAAAATACTAAAAATATTTAGATTAGCGTTAGACTATATACAAGAAGGAAGTATTTTAGTTGCAGAGGCAAACTTGAGACCAAATGATGTAGTTGAATATTTTGGTGATGGAGATGAATGTCATGCAGGATATCATTTCCCATTAATGCCAAAGTTCTTTTTAACTGTTGCAGAAAAAGATTATTCTCATATTTTAGAAGCTTTAAAACCTGAAAATACTCCTGAGATACCAGATAGTTGTAGATGGTTTACTTTCTTAAGATGTCATGATGAATTAACTTTAGAATTTGTAAGTGAAGAAGAAAGAATAAAAATGAATAATTATTATTTAAAAGATCCATTATGGACATTTAGAGAAGGCGAAGGTATAGCAGGTAGATTGTATGAATTAATGGATAAAGATGTTAGAAAAGTATTGTTATCTTTTTCAATGTTATTCACCACAGAAGGTTCTCCTATAATTTATTATGGGGATGAGCTAGCTCTTGAAAATGATTATGATTTCTATAATAAAATGGTTGAAAAAACAGGATTTAAAGACTCTAGATTTTTAAATAGAGGACCAATATACTGGGAATATGTAGAAAATAAATTGAAAGATGAAAATTCAAAAGAATATACCGTATATAATGAAATAAAAAAGATGTTAAATGTTAGAAATGAATATATTGAATTCTTTGAAGCAAAAGGAGTAATAATACCTGTAAAAGATAAATCATTATATGTGGTTAAAAAAAGAGTAAAAGATAAGATGTTATGGGCATTTCATAACTTAACAAATGAAGATAAAAAGGTTGAATTAAAAAAAGAGGGTTATAGTATTTTGGATAATAATAAAGTTGAATTATTAGAATTGAAACCATATGAATATAAATGGATAGTGTTTGAAGAATAGCTTGTGCTTTTTGCACAAGCTATTTTTAATAATTAAGAGAAAGATTTTTCAACAATAAATGATATAATAATATATACAATTAAAAAAATTATTGGAGGTAAAAATGGATATAAAGATTGTTTCTCGAAAATCAATTGAAAATACAATAATAGATTTAGGTAATACAAAAATAGGGGAAGGGTATTTTACAATAATAGCCGGCCCATGTTCAGTTGAAGATAAAAATATTATTGAAGAAACAGCCCATTTTTTACATGAGTTAGGTATTAATATTATGCGTGGAGGTGTTTTTAAACCACGTACATCCCCTTATTCTTTCCAAGGATTGGGTAAATTGGGTTTAGAGTATTTGAAATTAGCTGCTGAAAAATATAATTTAAAAACTATAACAGAAGCTTTAGATGAAGATAGTTTGAATATAGTAAATGAATGTGCCGATATTATACAAATAGGATCTAGAAATGCACAAAATTATGGGTTATTAAAAAAAGTAGGTAAATTACATAAACCTATATTATTAAAAAGAGGGTTTATGATGACTTTAGAAGAGTTTTTATACTCTGCAGAATATATTGCATATGAGGGAAATAATAATATAATTTTATGTGAAAGAGGTATTAGAACATTTGAAACTAAAACAAGAAATACTTTAGATATTTCAGCAATACCTGTATTAAAAAAAGAAACACATTTGCCAATAATAATTGATCCTAGTCATGCAGCAGGTAGAAGCGATATAATACCAGATTTAATAAAAGCAGCATTAGCAGTAGGATCTCATGGTATTATGGTTGAAATTCATCCACAACCTGAAAAAGCTTTGTCAGACGGGAAACAAAGTTTAAATTTTAAAGAATTTGAAAAAGTAATTAAGGAAATTAAAAGTTTATCTACTTCTTTTGGAGTTGAAATTAAATGAAAATAAGTCCAGTTAAAAAAATAAGAGCAAAATTTATTATGCCACCTGATAAATCAATAACTCATAGGGTATTAATTTTATCATCTATGGCTAATGATAAGAGTAAATTATATAATTTACTAAATGCAGATGATACTAAAAGAACATATAATATTTTAAAAAGTCTTGGCATAAATTTTAAAGGTGATTTTAATAAACTAGAAGTATATCCTAAACCTATAAGAGAGATTGAAAAACCACTATATTGTGGAAATTCAGGCACAACAGCTCGTTTAATAAGCGGATATTTATCCACTCAAAACGGGCTGTTTATTTTATATGGTGATAAATCATTATCAAAAAGACCTATGAAAAGAATAATATTGCCATTAGAATTAATGGGAGCAAAAATAGAATCTAGAAATGGATATTTACCTTTAATAATTAAAGGTAAAAACTTAAAAGGGATTAAATACACCTTACCAATTCCAAGTGCACAATTGAAATCTGCTATTATATTAGCGGCTTTAAATAGTGAGGGTAAAACAATTATTAAAGGAGATAAAAATTCTAGAGATCATACAGAAAGACTTATAAAGTATATGAATGGAAATATAGAAATAAAAAATAATGTGATTTCTGTAGAAAAATCAAATTTAGAACCATTGAATTTTAAAGTTCCTGGAGATTTTTCTTCGGCAGCATTTTTTATTACTTTAGCAATTTTGCATTCTAATGCAAAAATAATAATAGAAAATGTAAATTTAAATCCTACACGTATTGGTTTTTTAAAAATATTAGAACAAATGAATGCAAATATTAAATATGAAGTATTTGAAAATGATCCTGAACCTATTGGAAGAGTTATTGCTGAAACTTCTAATGAATTAAAAGGAATAGAAATACCTAAGGAATTAATACCAAATGCAATTGATGAATTACCGTTATTAGCTCTTATAGGATTAAATGCAGAAGGTAGGACAATATTAAAAAATGCTAAAGAATTAAGAGTAAAAGAAAGTGATAGAATAAAAGTCGTAGTTGAAAATTTTAAAGATTTAGGAATAAAAATAGATGAATTAGAAGATGGATTTATAGTAGAAGGAAAACAAAAAATTACAGGTGGAAAAATAAAAACATATAATGATCATAGGATTGCGATGATGTTTTCTATTTTAGGTTTAATTAGCAAAGAAGGAATAGATATAGATAATATAAATTATGTAAAAATATCATTTCCAGATTTTTTAAAATATATAGATAATTTGAATAATTAATTCTAAGGAATTTTTAAGGGAATAGTTATATAATTAACTCGTAATATAATTAACTTAAATAAAGGAGAGTGGAAAAATGAAAAAAGGTATTTTCTTTTTTGTATTGATATTTTTATCTTTAAACACTTTTGCATTAAGTACTAGTGAATTATTAGAATTAATTTCTAATAACACTGATTATGTTTTGAATGAATTAAATCATGAAAGCAATATGATAGACTATGAAAATGCAAAGGTTACAGCAGATAGCACAGCAGCTAAACTAAATCTTCAAAATAATTATTATTCAATTATGAAAAGTTATGAAACTACAAAATATAACTTATTAAAAAATTTAATTAACATGCTATTTTCATTAAAAAATGATCAAATAAATATTCAAATTAAGCAATTAAGTTTTGAAAATGCTCAAAAAAATTATGATGATTCAAAAAATTTATATGAAAAAAATTTAATTAGTCATTCTAGCTTATTAAATGCTGAGTATAATTTTAAAAATGCACAATACAGTTTAGAAAATGCCAAAATAACATTAATGAATGATTTTGAAGATTTCAAAACGTTTATTAACTCAGATGATGCTACTATTAATTATGAATTGAAAATTAATTTTCCTGAATTACCTGTAATAGAAGATATAGAAAAAATAGTAGAAAATGATTACGATTATTTAATTCAAAAAGTATCCTATCAAATAACATTAAATGAGTATAATGCAACAAAAGAATTTTTAAGTGGCTCAGATTTAAGAAAAAAAGAAATAGATTTAAAAAAGAAAGAATTAAACTTAAATGATTTAAAAGAATCAAAAATAAGAAGTATTAAACAACTAATAAATGATATTAATTTGTCAAAATTAGATTTATCAGCATCTTTGATTAACTTAAAATATTTAGAAGAGAATTTAAAAGATACTGAAAAAAGATATAATAGCGGATTAATAGAGAAATCACAATTCAATCAAGCGAGGATATCATTTCTTTCAACGGTGATGCAAATAAATAATAAGAGAATGGGATTATTATTAAAATATATGGACTTATATAATTATTTAAAAGAAGATATGAATGAAAAAATATTAGAACTCGTTGAATTAAAATGAGGTGTAACTAATGAAAAAAATAATGTTGATAATACTATTATTACCAATATTATCTTTTCCAAATTGGTTGGATAATATTAAAAACTATATATATGATGATTCACAATATTTAATTGTTTTAAATAATTATAATCAAACAAAAGAAAATTATTTCTTAAAAGAAACATTTTTACCTTCTATTATGATAACAAATGGTAGATACAATTATTCTAAATCAGACACATCAGAATCATCATCTATAAATGTTCCTTTAAGAATTAATGCAAAAATCTTTGACTTTGATTTAAGCATAAATAGTAATTTTTCAAATTCACTATGGGACGATTGGAGAGATACATATTCATTAACAATTTCAAAAGAAATATTTTCAGAAACTGATGAAGAAATAATTAATGCTAGAATCAATTTATTAAACTCAAAATGGAATTTTTTAAATACAAAAAATCAATTACTAATTAATTATTTAAATAAGGGATTTAATAATTTTTACTATGGTCAATTATATATGATACAAGAACAGCTTTTTGAATATCAAAAAGAAGATTATGAGAATAATAAGATAAAATATGAAAATGGAATTATAAGTAAAGTAGAATATTTAAATAGTAAAAAGTCATATTTGAATTCTCAAATTATGCTTTTAGATGCAAAAAAGAATTATGAAGATTATAAGGAATACAATGTTGATTATCAAATAATTGATTTAACTGTTCCATCATCTGAAAATATTTTTAATAGACCCGATGTTATTGCGGAGCAATTAAATGTTGAATTAAAGAAAATGCAAAAAGATAGGATATATAGATTATATATACCAGATATAAATACAGGTATTACATTTGATTATAATTATCCTGTGCAATCAAATGAAAAGAAATTAACTACTTCTGTATTTGTTAATTTTAATTATAATTTATATGATAAAGGTTATAGGGAATATCAAGTTGAGCAAATACAAAATAATTTATATATAGCAAAAAAAGATTATGAAGAAAAAATAAATCAATTATTTGATCAATATGAAAATATGCTGAAAAATCTAAATACTTTAGAATTATCTTTACAAAGTAAAATGTTGGATTTAGAAATAAAGGAATTAAATTATGAAATATATAAGGAAAAATATGAAAAAAACATGATTTCTAAAAAGGATTTAGAAGAAAAATATTTAGAATATAAGCAATCAAAATTATCTTTAGAAAAAGTAAAGTTTGATATTTTTGTTCAAAAATTGAATATATATAGTTTTTTAGGCTATGATTTAATTAGCCTATTTGAGGAGGAATTTAAATGAAAAAATGGATTATATCTATATTAATAATTGTATTAATAGGGGTATCGATATTTGTTATATTAAATAATAAGAAAAATAATGTAGTTGATACAACTAATAAGTATATAGAATATCCAGTTCAAATAGGAAGTTTAACTGAAGTTATAGATGTATCTGGTCATATTAAACCTAAGAATTATAGATATATATATCCTCAAGTTTCTGGAAAAGTTGTTGAAATATATAAGAAAGAAGGAGATTATGTAAAAGAAGGAGAACCTATATTAAAGATAGATGATACAACATTATACATTTCATATTTAAATGCTAAACAGTCATATGAATCTGTAAAGGGCCAAAATACAATTGATGAAGAGATTAAAAAAGCTCAATATGAAAAAGCTAAAAAAGATTATGAAAATACAGTTATTAAAGCACCAATATCAGGTAAATTAATAAACTTTAGTGTTGAATTAGGAAATACATTAGGAACAAATACTTTAGTAGGAGTTATTATTGATGATACAAATTATGAATTTA comes from the Marinitoga litoralis genome and includes:
- a CDS encoding TIGR03960 family B12-binding radical SAM protein; translated protein: MNKNNIGKWLFASGVLHRVRKPARYIGGEYNDIVKNPNNKIRIGLMFPDLYEVGMSHTGFQILFHAFNSKDNIFAERIFLPWKDMIDEMKKSNIPLFTLETYTPIKDLDLIGITLQYELSYTNIVHALKLAEIPVYTKDRNENDPIIIAGGPCASNPEPVADFIDAFYNGDGEEVIDDLEEILSQNITREEKIRKLHEIGFYVPKYYETRENEFGYIVPVYDKRVKIRKTRDLNKVTFPTNQIVPKIKTIHNRAIVEIMRGCNRSCRFCHAGYYYRPVRERTADEIIRLSLETLEKTGYNELSLLSLSTLDYSDLEKVLNELEPFLKENRISISLPSSRVDKFGIEIGSKISGARKTGLTFAPEAGSQRLRDVINKNISEEEILNVVEYAKKAGWRKIKLYFMIGLPTETEEDVKGIVELTKKIKQVTKIKDITVNVSIFIPKPHTPFEKERFYQPKEIKEKIKILNEVRRFAKLKVHDPYVSLIEALLSRGDRRLSGLIYKVALEENAIFDEWDEEFDFRKWARKINELNINTERYLEKIETDDLPWKIIDILITDKFKKEEIKKANNEEITEDCRWDICTLCGVCIKTGLNNVLVKQVEK
- a CDS encoding glucose-1-phosphate thymidylyltransferase, translating into MKALILCAGKGTRLRPLTFTNAKPLIPIANKPTIVYSLEMIKEAGITEVGIVVNPDNKRDFEETLGNGSQLGLEITYIVQEEPKGLAHAVAISEEFLKDDEFLMYLGDNLVTVDLGKFVKEFNAQNMDSFILLTPVEDPSRFGIAIMQDGKVVKVVEKPKDPPSNLAIIGVYIFKPVIFEAIKNIKPSWRGELEITDAIQWLLEKDKNVGAHIVYGWWKDTGKPEDLIEANRKVLEQLKESVNEGIIYENSSVQGNVVIGKGSRVLNSVLRGPIIIGENVLISNAYVGPYTSLGNNVTIENAELENSIILDGATVAHLETRLDSSVVGANATVINSDRKPRTIRLVVGDYSKIEIPK
- a CDS encoding alpha-amylase family glycosyl hydrolase, with amino-acid sequence MLENIKELWKDVYNSEEKLDELISFLESEKLDGNIEDKDWYKKAVIYSLYVDLYAGDFKNLSLKINYLRDLGVNTIWLLPVLNSPLMDQGFDISDYYKIREDLGTNEDFKNFLDIAHQNGIKVIFDIAINHTSSEHPWFKSAKSSKDSPYRDYYIWSENTEKYKDARLLFKGMVNSNWEYNEETKDYYFHRFYPFQPDLNYKNPQVLIEMIRILVFWKKMGVDGFRMDAAPFLWKEEGTNCENLPQTHKILKIFRLALDYIQEGSILVAEANLRPNDVVEYFGDGDECHAGYHFPLMPKFFLTVAEKDYSHILEALKPENTPEIPDSCRWFTFLRCHDELTLEFVSEEERIKMNNYYLKDPLWTFREGEGIAGRLYELMDKDVRKVLLSFSMLFTTEGSPIIYYGDELALENDYDFYNKMVEKTGFKDSRFLNRGPIYWEYVENKLKDENSKEYTVYNEIKKMLNVRNEYIEFFEAKGVIIPVKDKSLYVVKKRVKDKMLWAFHNLTNEDKKVELKKEGYSILDNNKVELLELKPYEYKWIVFEE
- a CDS encoding TolC family protein, whose translation is MKKGIFFFVLIFLSLNTFALSTSELLELISNNTDYVLNELNHESNMIDYENAKVTADSTAAKLNLQNNYYSIMKSYETTKYNLLKNLINMLFSLKNDQINIQIKQLSFENAQKNYDDSKNLYEKNLISHSSLLNAEYNFKNAQYSLENAKITLMNDFEDFKTFINSDDATINYELKINFPELPVIEDIEKIVENDYDYLIQKVSYQITLNEYNATKEFLSGSDLRKKEIDLKKKELNLNDLKESKIRSIKQLINDINLSKLDLSASLINLKYLEENLKDTEKRYNSGLIEKSQFNQARISFLSTVMQINNKRMGLLLKYMDLYNYLKEDMNEKILELVELK
- a CDS encoding inositol monophosphatase family protein — its product is MIEFDYLKEKVIEVGKNLLDWREKEFTISSKSSKHDLVTSLDLRVQEFLYNSLTQKFPEIGFLGEESGMDEKPKTNGYWVIDPIDGTVNFSKMLPLFCISAAYIENDEPKYGIIYAPMLNQVIIAEENKGVYLNDLKVRPNWAKDIDDAMVSMGNIKGKTFKYYHALENEVMRVRLLGTAALQIAYVGTGFFDAFVSVKGKPWDIAAGYIIVKEAGGIITDYFGNKTSIFNTKNIYSNPYIHEKLLKIIQGVSE
- a CDS encoding TolC family protein, whose amino-acid sequence is MKKIMLIILLLPILSFPNWLDNIKNYIYDDSQYLIVLNNYNQTKENYFLKETFLPSIMITNGRYNYSKSDTSESSSINVPLRINAKIFDFDLSINSNFSNSLWDDWRDTYSLTISKEIFSETDEEIINARINLLNSKWNFLNTKNQLLINYLNKGFNNFYYGQLYMIQEQLFEYQKEDYENNKIKYENGIISKVEYLNSKKSYLNSQIMLLDAKKNYEDYKEYNVDYQIIDLTVPSSENIFNRPDVIAEQLNVELKKMQKDRIYRLYIPDINTGITFDYNYPVQSNEKKLTTSVFVNFNYNLYDKGYREYQVEQIQNNLYIAKKDYEEKINQLFDQYENMLKNLNTLELSLQSKMLDLEIKELNYEIYKEKYEKNMISKKDLEEKYLEYKQSKLSLEKVKFDIFVQKLNIYSFLGYDLISLFEEEFK
- the aroA gene encoding 3-phosphoshikimate 1-carboxyvinyltransferase, which produces MKISPVKKIRAKFIMPPDKSITHRVLILSSMANDKSKLYNLLNADDTKRTYNILKSLGINFKGDFNKLEVYPKPIREIEKPLYCGNSGTTARLISGYLSTQNGLFILYGDKSLSKRPMKRIILPLELMGAKIESRNGYLPLIIKGKNLKGIKYTLPIPSAQLKSAIILAALNSEGKTIIKGDKNSRDHTERLIKYMNGNIEIKNNVISVEKSNLEPLNFKVPGDFSSAAFFITLAILHSNAKIIIENVNLNPTRIGFLKILEQMNANIKYEVFENDPEPIGRVIAETSNELKGIEIPKELIPNAIDELPLLALIGLNAEGRTILKNAKELRVKESDRIKVVVENFKDLGIKIDELEDGFIVEGKQKITGGKIKTYNDHRIAMMFSILGLISKEGIDIDNINYVKISFPDFLKYIDNLNN